One region of uncultured Methanolobus sp. genomic DNA includes:
- a CDS encoding NYN domain-containing protein, which yields MEKEIYAFIDNSNIFIEAQRAYAKENYAIPDYEPRFRLDFGKLFDHISSSRGQIFFDKGEDNHYPKLYGSEPPKMDSLWRFLERKGVDVRVFTRNAFNKEKEVDAALVWDVAKLVIKAEDEDNSNKIIAIAGGDKDFLSLYEKGKNAGFDVEFYSWNHSACYEIQELPTFYDLTPVIKNIGFLEKDRFEHNFGDTDWGNVVSYD from the coding sequence ATGGAAAAAGAAATTTACGCTTTTATTGATAATTCCAACATATTCATTGAAGCTCAAAGAGCATATGCCAAAGAAAACTATGCTATTCCTGATTATGAACCAAGATTTAGATTGGATTTCGGAAAATTGTTTGACCATATAAGCAGCTCGCGAGGACAGATTTTTTTTGATAAGGGAGAAGACAACCATTATCCTAAACTGTACGGGTCTGAGCCACCAAAGATGGATTCTCTGTGGAGATTTTTGGAAAGAAAAGGTGTTGATGTGAGAGTTTTTACACGAAATGCCTTTAATAAAGAAAAAGAAGTTGATGCTGCGTTGGTATGGGATGTTGCTAAGCTCGTAATAAAAGCAGAGGACGAAGATAACTCTAACAAAATAATTGCAATTGCTGGTGGAGACAAAGATTTCCTAAGTTTGTATGAAAAGGGAAAAAATGCTGGGTTTGATGTTGAATTTTACAGTTGGAATCACAGTGCATGTTACGAAATACAAGAATTGCCAACTTTTTACGACTTGACACCCGTAATAAAAAACATTGGTTTCCTTGAGAAAGATAGATTTGAACACAACTTTGGGGATACTGATTGGGGTAATGTTGTGTCATACGACTAG
- a CDS encoding ATP-binding cassette domain-containing protein, translated as MTEQEKNIKRSSESMPESLVEMKNIVVRKNDRLILDSLCFNIKKGENIAIIGPNGSGKSSIIKTIIGDYRPIADIEGMVFRIMEKDKWVISDLKNLMGIVSGDLQLDYTRDISVVEVVLSGFFSSIGIYPNMKIEPYMLKRTADIIDFLEIRHLASKSISHLSTGEARRVLIGRALVHDPMILVLDEPTNSLDLKSKHVFRETVSKIAAAGKSIILVTHDLEDIVPEINRAVLLKNGRIFADGDIEDILTAEKLTELFGIPVEVGKDKGYYHAWC; from the coding sequence ATGACAGAGCAAGAAAAAAACATAAAGCGAAGTAGCGAAAGTATGCCTGAATCTCTTGTTGAGATGAAGAATATTGTTGTCAGGAAAAATGACAGACTTATCCTTGATTCCTTATGTTTCAACATTAAGAAAGGCGAAAATATCGCTATCATCGGACCGAATGGCTCTGGCAAGTCATCTATAATCAAAACTATTATCGGAGATTACCGCCCAATTGCAGATATTGAAGGCATGGTCTTCAGAATTATGGAGAAGGACAAGTGGGTCATCTCAGACCTGAAAAATCTCATGGGAATTGTATCAGGAGACCTGCAACTTGACTATACAAGGGATATCTCAGTTGTAGAAGTTGTCCTTTCCGGTTTTTTCAGCAGTATTGGTATCTATCCTAACATGAAAATCGAGCCTTACATGCTGAAAAGAACAGCAGATATCATTGATTTTCTTGAGATTAGACATCTTGCAAGCAAGAGCATCTCTCATCTTTCAACCGGTGAAGCAAGGAGAGTCCTCATCGGAAGGGCACTTGTCCATGATCCTATGATACTTGTTCTGGATGAACCAACAAACAGCCTTGACCTGAAAAGCAAGCATGTGTTCAGGGAAACTGTGAGCAAGATTGCAGCTGCCGGAAAGAGCATAATCCTTGTAACCCACGACCTTGAGGATATTGTCCCTGAAATCAACCGTGCGGTTCTCCTGAAGAATGGCAGGATATTTGCAGACGGAGATATCGAGGACATTCTTACTGCTGAGAAACTGACGGAGTTATTTGGTATTCCTGTTGAGGTTGGTAAGGATAAGGGATATTATCATGCGTGGTGCTGA
- a CDS encoding ATP-binding protein: MASTSPESSASFFDQYRIELYIIIIALIIQFILIFLLLVNHRILKNTQADLVAAKERAEEADLLKSRFLANMSHELRTPLNGILGFSQLIISSSLDEKCSHYASLIKKSGGQLLLIIDDILDISKIEADQLVIHKEQFNVNEMLDDIYSLFQIQFESKEEPVELILVKSLDDDGGMLYSDEHRLRQILNNLLGNSMKFTERGKVEFGYNIKDDFMMFYVSDTGIGIPDDHYECVFGRFRQVHDGSTRKYKGTGLGMPISKSLTELMGGFMSFESEVGVGTTFYFSIPYVQESE; encoded by the coding sequence TTGGCAAGCACTTCTCCTGAGAGCAGTGCTTCTTTTTTTGACCAATACAGGATCGAGCTTTATATTATAATCATTGCACTCATCATTCAGTTTATTCTCATCTTTCTTCTCCTGGTCAATCATCGCATACTCAAAAACACCCAGGCTGATCTTGTAGCTGCAAAAGAAAGGGCAGAAGAGGCAGACCTTCTGAAATCACGCTTTCTTGCTAACATGAGTCATGAACTCAGGACACCTCTAAACGGGATACTGGGATTTTCGCAATTGATCATCAGCTCTTCCCTTGATGAAAAATGCAGCCATTATGCCAGCCTTATCAAAAAGAGCGGGGGACAATTACTCCTAATAATAGATGACATACTTGACATCTCTAAAATAGAAGCAGATCAACTTGTCATACACAAAGAACAGTTTAATGTCAATGAGATGCTTGATGATATTTACTCCCTTTTTCAAATTCAGTTTGAATCCAAAGAAGAGCCTGTAGAGCTCATTCTCGTAAAAAGCCTTGACGATGACGGGGGCATGCTCTATTCTGACGAACATCGTTTGCGGCAGATTTTAAACAATCTTCTCGGCAATTCCATGAAGTTTACAGAACGGGGAAAAGTTGAATTTGGTTATAATATTAAAGACGATTTCATGATGTTCTACGTTTCTGATACCGGTATTGGCATTCCTGATGATCATTACGAATGTGTTTTTGGGAGATTCAGGCAGGTGCACGACGGCTCAACAAGAAAATACAAAGGTACAGGTCTTGGTATGCCAATTTCAAAGTCTCTCACAGAGCTTATGGGAGGTTTCATGAGCTTTGAATCAGAAGTTGGTGTGGGAACAACTTTCTATTTCTCTATTCCTTATGTGCAGGAATCAGAATGA
- a CDS encoding class III extradiol ring-cleavage dioxygenase — MIMVVSAHWMTDGTYVTCNENPETIYEFYGLPRRLYEEEYPSPGTTEEAKLACKTASIVPVLCSNQWGLDHALWAVELDEKVRKNLLSGNHRDLIEYLNMGEEAKLGIPTLDHYLPMIYAIALQEEGETLEFTHEGFQNASVSMRCFKIG; from the coding sequence GTGATAATGGTTGTTTCGGCTCACTGGATGACCGACGGGACCTATGTTACATGTAATGAGAATCCTGAGACAATCTATGAGTTCTATGGTTTACCACGCAGATTATATGAGGAGGAGTACCCAAGTCCGGGAACAACGGAAGAGGCGAAACTTGCGTGTAAAACCGCAAGCATAGTACCTGTGCTGTGCAGCAACCAGTGGGGACTGGATCACGCTTTATGGGCGGTTGAACTTGATGAAAAGGTCAGGAAAAATCTTCTATCCGGTAACCACAGGGATCTTATCGAATATCTTAACATGGGTGAAGAAGCCAAACTTGGCATCCCAACGCTGGATCACTATCTTCCAATGATATACGCGATTGCATTACAGGAAGAAGGTGAAACCCTTGAGTTTACACATGAAGGCTTCCAGAATGCATCCGTTTCAATGAGATGCTTTAAGATAGGATAA
- a CDS encoding CxxC-x17-CxxC domain-containing protein — protein sequence MGYNDRGGNSRGGGGGFRSNDGPREMHKAICSDCKQETEVPFKPSGDRPVYCRECFQNHRPKRY from the coding sequence ATGGGATACAATGACAGAGGCGGAAACAGTAGAGGCGGCGGTGGCGGCTTTAGATCAAACGACGGTCCAAGGGAAATGCACAAGGCAATATGCTCTGACTGCAAACAGGAAACTGAAGTTCCTTTCAAGCCATCCGGTGACAGACCTGTATATTGCAGGGAATGTTTCCAGAACCACAGACCTAAAAGATACTAA
- a CDS encoding YwbE family protein, whose translation MNPGSSRKNIKVGLAVGIVLKKDQKSGKITRGVVKRILTTSSSHPHGIKVQLEDGSVGRVKEIHS comes from the coding sequence ATGAATCCCGGAAGCTCACGAAAGAACATCAAAGTCGGACTTGCCGTTGGAATAGTCCTGAAGAAGGATCAGAAAAGCGGCAAGATAACCAGAGGTGTTGTCAAAAGAATTCTGACAACTTCCTCATCTCATCCACACGGAATAAAAGTCCAGCTTGAAGATGGCAGCGTGGGTAGAGTAAAAGAGATTCATTCGTGA
- a CDS encoding nucleotidyltransferase family protein: MVNTGDIEIDMHIEQLHEMLPELEKRFNVKSLAIFRPYVTNEQNKKSDIDVLVEYIEMPGLLTFMELEDYLSDTLEIKVELVLKPVLKQKVGKDMLNEIIPI, encoded by the coding sequence ATGGTAAATACAGGTGATATTGAAATAGATATGCATATAGAGCAACTCCATGAAATGTTGCCGGAGCTGGAAAAAAGGTTCAACGTAAAATCTCTTGCAATATTCAGGCCATATGTCACAAATGAACAAAACAAAAAAAGTGACATAGATGTACTTGTGGAGTATATTGAAATGCCGGGATTGCTTACTTTTATGGAACTTGAGGATTATCTTTCTGATACATTAGAAATTAAAGTTGAACTTGTACTCAAACCTGTCCTGAAACAAAAGGTTGGAAAAGATATGTTGAATGAGATTATACCAATATAA
- a CDS encoding DUF3795 domain-containing protein, whose product MSIKEIGCCGAYCKTCKPFNSGNCKGCKLGYDTGERDLSKARCKMKVCCIGKGYDSCADCPGIETCSVINEFYGKNGYKYGKYRQATEFIKEKGYEEFLKIADNWTNAYGKYR is encoded by the coding sequence ATGTCCATCAAAGAAATCGGCTGCTGTGGTGCATACTGCAAAACCTGTAAACCATTTAACAGTGGAAACTGCAAGGGATGCAAACTCGGCTATGACACCGGCGAAAGAGATCTCAGCAAAGCCAGATGTAAAATGAAAGTCTGCTGCATTGGGAAAGGTTACGATAGCTGTGCCGATTGTCCAGGAATTGAAACCTGTTCTGTGATTAATGAATTCTACGGTAAAAACGGATACAAATACGGGAAATATCGGCAGGCAACAGAGTTTATCAAGGAAAAAGGATATGAGGAGTTTTTGAAAATTGCTGATAACTGGACGAATGCTTATGGTAAATACAGGTGA
- a CDS encoding aldolase translates to MWREISRIGKKLVANGLVESHFGNISVRIGKRMLITRSGCALDEITEDNVVEVRIDGSSPLDMIASSEAIVHRAIYSQTPALAIVHAHCPFAVTLSLLAEGDSIAPADSEGQYFLGEVPIVRGGIGSDELADNLASALAHNKTAIIYSHGTFAIGKVLEEAYVLTTQVEHSCRIKYWYDLAKNTRE, encoded by the coding sequence ATGTGGCGTGAAATATCAAGGATTGGAAAAAAACTTGTAGCAAACGGACTGGTAGAATCCCACTTTGGGAATATCAGTGTGAGGATCGGTAAGCGAATGCTAATCACACGCAGCGGTTGCGCGCTGGACGAGATTACAGAGGATAATGTTGTAGAGGTGCGCATCGACGGCTCCTCTCCTCTTGATATGATAGCCTCGTCCGAAGCTATCGTTCACCGTGCTATCTACAGTCAGACCCCTGCTCTTGCCATTGTTCATGCACACTGTCCTTTTGCCGTGACACTCTCTTTACTGGCAGAAGGTGACAGTATTGCACCTGCTGACAGTGAAGGACAATACTTCCTCGGGGAAGTTCCGATAGTCAGAGGCGGCATTGGTTCGGATGAACTTGCAGACAACCTTGCATCAGCTCTTGCGCATAACAAAACCGCGATAATCTACAGCCACGGCACCTTTGCCATAGGGAAAGTACTGGAAGAAGCCTACGTGCTAACCACTCAGGTGGAACACTCATGCAGGATTAAATACTGGTACGACCTTGCCAAAAATACCAGAGAATGA
- a CDS encoding CDP-alcohol phosphatidyltransferase family protein — protein MTFNALRPVASKILEPMARKIADFGISPNTISLLSLFFAIAAGFRYYYSASDPLLVLVAGLMVAFNSFFDAMDGLMARYLDTASARGDFLDHVIDRYSDVFIICGIFFGGYVDWQIGVITIVGVLLTSYLGTQAQALKLGRYYGGIIGRADRLVLIILSSVIYYFYQGEVLGFSSLGWMILIIGIGSHITAIQRINHIWKQLE, from the coding sequence ATGACATTCAATGCTCTAAGACCTGTAGCATCAAAAATACTGGAGCCAATGGCACGAAAAATAGCAGATTTTGGTATATCTCCGAATACAATATCACTGCTCTCTCTATTTTTTGCAATAGCTGCTGGTTTTCGTTACTATTACTCTGCATCTGATCCTCTACTTGTACTCGTAGCAGGATTGATGGTAGCGTTCAATTCATTTTTTGATGCAATGGATGGTCTCATGGCCCGTTATCTCGACACTGCCAGTGCAAGAGGTGACTTCCTGGACCATGTAATTGACCGGTACTCAGACGTTTTTATCATATGCGGTATATTTTTCGGAGGCTATGTAGACTGGCAGATTGGTGTCATAACCATTGTTGGTGTACTTCTCACAAGTTACCTTGGAACTCAGGCACAGGCACTCAAGCTTGGACGCTATTATGGAGGGATTATAGGAAGAGCTGACAGGCTTGTCCTTATTATACTGTCTTCAGTGATCTACTACTTCTATCAGGGCGAAGTTCTAGGATTCTCATCTCTTGGATGGATGATACTGATTATCGGAATTGGAAGCCATATCACAGCAATCCAGCGCATAAATCACATCTGGAAACAACTTGAATAA
- a CDS encoding archease has protein sequence MSSEMDIDYEYLEHTADVRFRAYGKSLEQAFENAALAMLNVMVETSSVNNSLSVNIELTSFDLDSLLFEWLSEILFVFEVDEMVFGRVEVNKITVADDDEQCSLKATLYGETIDLSVHVFDTEVKAATYNDMRIENSDDGWMIQATVDT, from the coding sequence ATGTCATCTGAGATGGATATCGACTACGAGTATCTGGAACACACTGCTGATGTAAGGTTTAGGGCTTATGGAAAAAGTCTTGAGCAGGCATTTGAGAATGCAGCCCTTGCCATGCTGAATGTAATGGTGGAAACATCTTCTGTCAACAACAGTCTGTCAGTAAATATCGAACTAACATCCTTTGACCTTGACAGCCTGCTCTTTGAATGGCTTTCTGAGATACTCTTCGTATTTGAGGTAGACGAAATGGTTTTTGGCCGAGTGGAGGTCAATAAAATAACCGTGGCTGACGATGATGAACAATGCTCCCTTAAAGCCACACTCTACGGAGAAACAATCGACCTTTCAGTTCATGTATTCGATACCGAGGTAAAGGCTGCAACTTATAACGACATGAGGATCGAGAACTCAGATGATGGCTGGATGATCCAGGCAACAGTTGACACATAA
- a CDS encoding alpha/beta hydrolase produces MKRSYFYSGDLRLSYLDYGGDGKPVLLLLHGHFGNARTFTKVAESLKDWHVYALDQRGHGWSDHADSDHYTREDYIHDIEQFSSQVIVEDNQMVILGHSLGGVNAYQFTARNGDKVRSLIIEDIGAEINDDLSFASFFPDTAPTLEALSDIIRSFGIEDPRYFLESAYEDETGWHFRFDKNNLPVSQESLNGNWWDDLLATDCPMLLLHGKYSHVTNADHIREIADKRPNTTYYIFDNSGHGIHYDETEHFIEVVSDFLRDMTKGY; encoded by the coding sequence ATGAAACGTTCGTATTTTTATAGTGGTGATTTGAGACTGTCATATCTTGATTATGGTGGTGACGGCAAGCCTGTCCTTCTTTTGTTACATGGACATTTTGGAAATGCAAGGACATTCACTAAAGTTGCAGAATCCCTTAAGGACTGGCACGTTTATGCACTGGACCAGCGTGGTCATGGCTGGAGTGACCATGCAGACAGCGACCATTACACACGAGAGGATTACATCCATGACATAGAGCAGTTTTCCTCTCAGGTAATAGTTGAAGATAATCAGATGGTCATTTTAGGTCATTCTCTCGGAGGAGTCAATGCATATCAGTTTACAGCAAGAAATGGGGATAAAGTACGTTCCTTAATAATCGAAGACATCGGAGCTGAGATCAATGATGATCTGTCATTTGCAAGTTTCTTCCCTGATACTGCTCCTACACTGGAAGCCCTTTCTGATATTATCCGTTCATTTGGCATAGAAGACCCTCGATATTTTCTGGAAAGTGCGTATGAAGATGAGACTGGATGGCATTTCAGATTTGACAAAAATAACCTTCCTGTGTCTCAGGAATCATTAAATGGAAACTGGTGGGATGATCTGCTGGCGACTGATTGCCCCATGCTCCTGTTACATGGCAAATATTCTCACGTTACAAATGCAGACCATATAAGAGAAATAGCAGATAAAAGGCCTAATACTACATATTATATATTCGATAACAGTGGGCATGGTATCCATTATGATGAAACAGAACATTTTATAGAGGTTGTCAGTGATTTTCTGCGGGATATGACAAAGGGTTATTAG
- a CDS encoding RtcB family protein, with protein MSHENEKSVNDILTKVNDNTWEVPGNYKPGMNVPGRIFVSKTLLDILEPETIDQVANVASLPGIQKYSMAMPDAHLGYGFSIGGVAAFDKDEGVISPGGVGFDINCGVRLIRSDLMEDDVRPKLPELLDSLFEAIPSGVGSKSRMRLTDEELDDVFINGVNWAVKNGYGMKGDLSHCESNGKMPGADPSKVSIKARKRGRPQIGTLGSGNHFLEVQYVDKVYDAEAAKVFGLKEGQITFMIHCGSRGAGHQICTDHLQKLTQASRKYRISLPDKQLACAPASSEEAQDYFKAMTCAANYAWVNRQMIMHWAREVFDEFFKAQHGDLGLDLVYDVAHNVAKLEKHMVDGEEKEVYVHRKGATRAFPAGHPEIPEDYKDIGQPVIIPGSMGTASYVLKGGPAAMELTFGSACHGAGRVMSRSRAKKELRGEEIQNELESEGIIVRATQPSLIAEEAPEVYKSSSDVVDVVHNLGIATKVARVLPMGVVKG; from the coding sequence ATGTCACATGAAAATGAAAAATCTGTTAATGACATTCTCACAAAAGTAAATGATAATACATGGGAGGTGCCCGGAAATTACAAACCGGGAATGAATGTTCCGGGAAGGATATTCGTATCAAAAACTCTCCTTGATATTCTGGAGCCTGAAACCATAGATCAGGTTGCAAACGTAGCTTCCTTGCCGGGAATCCAGAAATACTCAATGGCAATGCCGGATGCACATCTTGGATACGGATTTTCCATCGGTGGTGTTGCAGCCTTCGATAAAGATGAGGGTGTGATAAGTCCGGGTGGTGTAGGCTTTGATATCAATTGCGGAGTACGTCTTATCCGTTCCGATCTTATGGAGGACGATGTCCGTCCAAAGCTTCCGGAGCTTCTTGATTCGCTATTTGAGGCAATACCTTCCGGTGTAGGTTCCAAAAGCCGCATGAGACTTACCGATGAAGAACTGGATGACGTATTTATCAATGGTGTAAACTGGGCTGTAAAGAATGGATACGGTATGAAGGGTGATCTAAGTCATTGTGAGAGCAATGGCAAGATGCCTGGTGCTGATCCTTCAAAGGTCAGTATTAAAGCCCGAAAAAGAGGTCGTCCCCAGATAGGAACTCTTGGAAGTGGAAATCATTTCCTTGAAGTGCAGTATGTGGATAAGGTCTATGACGCAGAAGCTGCAAAGGTTTTCGGTCTTAAGGAAGGACAGATAACTTTTATGATTCACTGCGGTTCACGTGGTGCAGGTCACCAGATTTGTACTGATCATCTCCAGAAGCTCACACAGGCTTCTAGGAAGTACAGGATTTCTCTTCCAGACAAGCAGCTTGCTTGTGCTCCTGCAAGCTCAGAGGAGGCTCAGGATTATTTCAAGGCCATGACATGTGCAGCAAACTATGCATGGGTGAACCGTCAGATGATAATGCACTGGGCCCGTGAGGTTTTTGATGAGTTCTTCAAGGCTCAGCATGGTGATCTGGGACTTGATCTTGTGTATGATGTTGCCCACAATGTTGCAAAGCTTGAGAAACACATGGTCGACGGCGAGGAAAAGGAAGTCTACGTCCACAGGAAAGGTGCAACCCGTGCGTTTCCGGCAGGTCATCCTGAGATTCCGGAAGATTACAAGGACATAGGACAACCGGTCATTATCCCCGGAAGCATGGGTACAGCATCTTATGTGCTGAAAGGCGGTCCTGCTGCTATGGAGCTTACCTTCGGCAGTGCCTGTCATGGTGCCGGAAGGGTTATGAGCCGAAGCAGGGCAAAGAAAGAACTACGCGGTGAAGAGATCCAGAATGAACTGGAGTCAGAGGGAATTATTGTAAGGGCAACGCAGCCATCACTCATAGCCGAGGAAGCACCCGAGGTTTACAAATCCAGCAGTGATGTTGTGGATGTAGTACACAACCTTGGAATTGCCACAAAAGTTGCACGTGTACTTCCAATGGGAGTTGTCAAAGGTTAA
- a CDS encoding PUA domain-containing protein: MSNADKNLIRVRTMADIQFGKGCGDILFPDGVTFQLSRTKRVRQVQFNGKHMATVRARDGMLTLSIDGAAALHQGLGKPASRVVICDDAVPFVSKGKTAFAKHVVAVDPELRAGDEVIIVDGKDEILATGQLLLSPDEALHMDRGPAVDVRRGIAQS; this comes from the coding sequence ATGAGCAATGCAGATAAAAACCTCATTAGAGTAAGGACAATGGCCGATATTCAGTTCGGTAAGGGTTGTGGGGATATTCTTTTTCCTGACGGTGTCACATTCCAGCTTTCCAGGACAAAGCGTGTAAGACAGGTCCAGTTCAACGGAAAGCACATGGCAACAGTTCGTGCAAGGGATGGAATGCTCACTCTCAGTATAGACGGAGCCGCTGCACTTCACCAGGGTCTTGGAAAGCCTGCGTCCAGAGTTGTAATCTGTGATGATGCAGTCCCATTTGTCTCAAAAGGGAAAACCGCTTTTGCAAAACACGTAGTTGCAGTTGATCCGGAACTAAGAGCAGGAGATGAGGTAATCATAGTTGATGGAAAGGATGAGATTCTTGCAACAGGACAGCTATTACTCTCGCCTGATGAAGCACTTCATATGGACAGGGGTCCTGCAGTTGATGTAAGGCGAGGGATAGCACAATCTTAG
- a CDS encoding acyltransferase, with product MEERTIVVDGDVIAGNHSEIKYGIIANSAIFGERVTLTGDLVTTGDARVDIWSEIGGNVKTDENAYIGEFVTIDGKLVVKGDLDIGNDVKINGGFEAKGWIVVRNPVPVMVYLFLYISELLRLGKDEEVEKALEDLFEDDEESIGLNSMIIPNGSKISMDSIRVPSNAIIGSKCRLVGNIRATSLDMADETTLYGSIRTIQDVKLGNDNIIHGNIISRGKVYVAAGTHILGEINSQSITIHESARVDGVMRAPGGIIFEREDDDSLSDNELMQLDV from the coding sequence ATGGAAGAACGTACAATAGTCGTAGATGGGGATGTTATTGCCGGCAATCACTCTGAAATTAAGTACGGTATCATTGCAAATTCAGCAATATTTGGTGAAAGGGTTACTCTCACAGGTGATCTGGTTACCACCGGAGATGCCAGGGTCGATATCTGGTCAGAGATTGGCGGCAATGTCAAAACAGATGAGAATGCCTATATCGGAGAGTTTGTAACCATCGACGGTAAACTGGTGGTAAAAGGCGATCTTGATATTGGTAACGACGTGAAGATTAACGGTGGTTTTGAAGCCAAGGGCTGGATTGTTGTAAGAAATCCGGTTCCGGTTATGGTTTATCTTTTCCTTTATATCAGCGAGCTTTTGAGGCTTGGAAAGGACGAAGAGGTTGAAAAGGCATTAGAGGATCTGTTTGAGGATGACGAAGAGTCCATTGGACTCAATTCCATGATCATTCCGAACGGCTCCAAGATATCCATGGATTCTATCAGGGTTCCCTCAAATGCAATTATCGGAAGCAAATGCCGTCTTGTTGGAAATATTCGTGCAACTTCCCTTGACATGGCAGACGAGACTACATTATATGGAAGTATACGTACCATTCAGGATGTAAAGCTCGGAAATGATAATATAATTCACGGGAATATAATTTCCAGAGGCAAAGTTTACGTTGCTGCCGGAACACACATTCTCGGGGAGATCAACTCACAGTCAATAACAATACACGAGAGTGCCCGCGTAGATGGCGTGATGCGTGCACCGGGCGGTATCATCTTTGAGCGTGAAGATGATGATTCTTTGAGTGACAATGAACTGATGCAACTGGATGTCTGA
- a CDS encoding acetylornithine transaminase — MQTYGRQQIVLESGKGSLVFDIEGREYVDCVAGIAVNNIGHCHPHLTDAIKKQAEKLIHVSNLYYTEPQAELAEQLVNVTGMDRVFFCNSGTEAVEAAMKLARATTKKTDFIAVEHSFHGRTMGALSLTYKDIYRAPFKPLVQEEKFVPFNDAQAIADSITPNTAAVIVEPIQGEGGINVPSPDYLKEVRKICDENEVLLIFDEVQTGFGRTGTWFCKEHFGVEPDIMTMAKAIGGGFPMGAIAAREGVSFNRGEHAATFGGSPLACAAALASIGVIRDENLIQRSKEMGEYFRSELGKLSTDGFVEVRGKGLMIGVQFDRKCADLVEHGRKNGVLLNCTSETVLRIAPPLVITKEQIDRVVAVLEQA; from the coding sequence ATGCAGACATACGGCCGCCAGCAAATTGTCCTTGAAAGCGGCAAAGGTTCTCTGGTCTTCGATATAGAAGGCCGGGAATATGTAGACTGCGTTGCAGGAATTGCAGTGAACAATATCGGACACTGTCACCCGCACTTAACAGATGCAATTAAAAAGCAGGCTGAAAAACTAATTCACGTTTCCAACCTCTACTACACAGAGCCACAGGCAGAGCTTGCAGAGCAACTTGTCAATGTTACAGGAATGGACCGTGTATTCTTTTGTAACTCGGGTACAGAAGCAGTTGAAGCTGCAATGAAACTTGCAAGGGCAACAACCAAAAAGACCGATTTCATAGCAGTTGAACACTCTTTCCACGGTCGTACTATGGGTGCGCTGAGCCTGACATACAAGGACATATACCGTGCTCCATTCAAGCCTCTTGTGCAGGAAGAAAAGTTCGTACCCTTCAATGATGCACAGGCGATAGCTGATTCCATCACTCCAAACACAGCTGCTGTTATAGTCGAGCCCATCCAGGGAGAAGGTGGTATAAATGTCCCTTCACCGGATTACCTGAAAGAGGTCCGCAAGATATGCGACGAGAATGAAGTTCTCCTCATATTTGATGAGGTCCAGACCGGTTTTGGAAGGACAGGGACCTGGTTCTGCAAGGAACACTTTGGTGTTGAGCCTGACATCATGACAATGGCCAAGGCAATTGGCGGAGGTTTCCCAATGGGTGCCATAGCTGCCCGTGAAGGTGTGTCCTTCAACCGTGGAGAACACGCAGCAACATTTGGAGGCAGTCCGCTTGCATGTGCCGCTGCACTCGCATCAATTGGCGTGATCCGCGACGAGAATCTCATCCAGCGTTCAAAGGAAATGGGAGAATACTTCCGCAGTGAATTAGGTAAACTTTCAACAGACGGTTTTGTAGAGGTCCGTGGAAAAGGTCTCATGATTGGTGTCCAGTTTGACCGCAAATGTGCTGATCTTGTAGAGCACGGTCGCAAGAATGGTGTTCTTCTGAACTGCACCTCAGAAACAGTATTGCGTATTGCTCCTCCGCTGGTAATCACAAAAGAGCAGATTGACAGGGTGGTGGCTGTACTTGAGCAGGCCTGA